From the genome of Leptodactylus fuscus isolate aLepFus1 chromosome 1, aLepFus1.hap2, whole genome shotgun sequence, one region includes:
- the DEPDC1B gene encoding DEP domain-containing protein 1B has protein sequence MEHRLIGPGPYRATKLWNETIELFRSGMTQKKHRVHFKTYDRCFTATEAVDWLHDLLQCNQNFGPEVTRSQTVQLLKKFLKNHVIEDVKGRWGKEDFEDNTSLYRFPPTSPLKPYPKRPQQKLDPLPFPPWTDEDSVTSQAHIPVKPVVMNSEMWYKRHSIAIGEVPTCRLVYRKELTAANIEEIWKSRTLLRIQKIFGLDSLDDVMDTKQANGKHIMHNVYNVNKKGIVVMDDRSKELPHWLLSAMKCLAKWPNCSEMKQPMYLGFERDVFKTIADYYSSLQEPLLTFELFDVFVNILGLLQKRLVAIEALQVCCMLLPPENRRKLQLLMSMMARISLNREMPPLCDTTGNRALMVQTFSRSVLRSKEEVDLGELLSTKLVTFMVDNCQDILTVPTSYKNSVEDYVAHQRRVQIKYPGANIDSTIHPAFVQPQGTTHEYEYQRLSKPQDPVKLALEDIINNTSLSSKEKKKKLKQFQRAHLHVYKERFPTPESEAAIFPEKTSLKSQLSFFALKRPFQSFQRTRSFRM, from the exons tggaATGAAACAATTGAACTTTTCCGCTCTGGAATGACCCAGAAGAAGCATCGCGTGCACTTTAAAACCTATGATCGATGTTTCACTGCGACAGAGGCTGTGGACTGGCTACATGACTTGCTCCAGTGCAACCAGAACTTTGGGCCGGAAGTAACTCGAAGTCAAACAGTCCAGCTGTTAAAGAAGTTCCTGAAGAACCACGTCATTGAGGATGTGAAAGGAAGATGGGGCAAAGAAGACTTTGAGGACAATACCAGCCTATACAG GTTTCCACCAACATCACCACTTAAACCTTACCCAAAAAGACCTCAGCAAAAACTGGACCCTCTTCCATTCCCTCCCTGGACCGATGAAGACTCTGTGACTTCACAGGCTCATATTCCTGTGAAACCTGTCGTAATG AATTCTGAGATGTGGTATAAGCGTCACAGCATAGCAATCGGGGAGGTGCCCACCTGTCGGCTGGTGTACAGGAAAGAGTTAACTGCAGCAAATATTGAAGAGATCTGGAAGTCTAGGACACTGTTACG TATTCAGAAGATTTTTGGACTTGATTCGCTGGATGATGTGATGGACACAAAACAGGCAAATGGGAAGCACATAATGCACAATGTTTACAATGTCAACAAAAAGGGGATCGTGGTGATGGATGACCGATCAA AGGAGCTTCCCCATTGGTTGCTGTCTGCAATGAAATGCTTGGCTAAAT ggcCAAATTGCTCTGAAATGAAGCAGCCAATGTACTTGGGCTTTGAAAGAGATGTGTTTAAGACCATTGCCGATTATTACAGCTCTCTACAGGAGCCTCTTCTGACATTTGAgctttttgatgtttttgtgaATATTCTCG GTCTTCTGCAAAAGAGGCTCGTAGCGATTGAAGCTCTTCAAGTTTGCTGTATGCTTCTGCCACCGGAAAACCGCAGAAAACTGCAGCTACTAATGAGCATGATGGCGAGGATAAGCCTGAACAGAGAAATGCCACCTCTGTGTGATACTACTGGGAACCGAGCACTG ATGGTCCAGACCTTTTCCCGCAGTGTCCTTCGCTCTAAAGAGGAGGTGGACCTGGGCGAGCTTTTATCTACAAAGCTGGTTACCTTCATGGTGGACAACTGCCAGGATATTTTGACGGTTCCAACATCCTATAAAAATTCTGTGGAAGATTACGTGGCACACCAACGAAGAGTCCAG ATAAAGTATCCAGGGGCCAACATCGACAGTACAATTCATCCAGCGTTTGTCCAGCCACAGGGAACAACACATGAGTATGAATATCAGAGGCTGAGCAAACCTCAAGATCCTGTGAAACTTGCACTAGAAGACATTATAAATAACACGTCGCTGTCCTCCaaggaaaagaagaaaaagcTAAAACAG TTCCAGAGAGCGCACCTTCACGTCTACAAGGAACGTTTTCCCACGCCAGAAAGTGAAGCTGCAATATTTCCGGAGAAAACAAGCCTGAAATCTCAGCTATCTTTCTTTGCCCTTAAAAGGCCTTTTCAGTCATTTCAGCGGACACGAAGCTTTCGCATGTAA